The following nucleotide sequence is from bacterium.
CCTCGAGGAGGGCCTTGATGATAAGGCTGGTCTCGTTGCTCACACATTCTCCTTTCTTTCATGCAGGCACGAACCTGCTCGCCTGCCTCACCCACCCTGTTTAGCAGATAAGGGTCCTTTCATCAATGAGCCCGGTAGCCCGAAATCCGCGATTGGTTTTGCCCAGTCCCCGGTCGGGGCGCTTCCGATGCCGTTTTTGCCGTTGACGGGCGCCGGTGGACTCTGAAAGCGACCCGATGCCGCCCATCCGCCCCACAACCCCGCCCGGCGGTATCCCGTCGCTGGATTTCGGGTGAAGCAAGCCCCCTTTTGTTTTCTGGATCGTTATGATAATTTGTCGTGCTTTCGGGGACCCCTTAAGATCGAGAGCCATGCGGCTGACCGTAAGGACGTCGGGGAGAAACGGGTCCCGGGCAGGAGGATCGATTTGACTCAGATACAGGCAAAGAGACCCGGTCCCAGGGCGTACGAGCCCAAATGGCTCGCCTGGGAGATCACGGGCAGGTGCAACCTCAACTGCATTCACTGCCGCTCATCTTCGGACATGGGCTCGGACGAGGGGGATTTTTCCCTTGAAGAGGCCAGGAGGTTCATCGACGAACTGACGTCCTTTGCCACCCCGGTGGTTGTCCTGTCCGGAGGCGAGCCGCTGCTGCGCAAGGACGTCTTCGAGATCGCAGCCTACGGCACGAGCAAGGGTCTCCGCATGGCCCTGGCTACCAACGGCGTCCTGGTGGACGACCCGATCTGCGAGAGAATAAAGGCGTCGGGGATACGCATCGTTTCCCTGAGCCTGGACGGCTCCACGGCCGGAATCCACGACGATTTCCGCCAGCAGCCAGGAGCCTTCGACTCCACCCTGAGAGCGGCCGGATACTTCCGCAAACACGGCATCGAGTTCCTGGTCAACTCCTCCTTCACCAGGCGCAACCAGAAAGACATCCCCAACACCTACAAGCTGGCCAAAAAGATCGGCTCCACAGCCTGGTACATGTTCATGATCGTTCCCATGGGCAGGGGTGAGGACCTCCTGGCCGAACTCATCTCCAGGGAGGATTATGACGAGATCCTCAAGTGGCATTTCGCGATGGAGCTGGAGGAACATGAGATGCTCGTCCGTCCCACCTGTGCGCCCCATTATTACCGCATCGTTCAGCAGGAGGCCAAGGCCAAGGGGATCGATTTTGAAAGAAGGAACCTGAAGTTCGGGACGGGGGGCTCAAAGGGGTGTATCGCCGCCCAGTCCATCGCCTTTATCGGCAGCCGCGGCGAGGTCCAGCCCTGCAGCTACTTCCCCCGGTCCGCGGGCAACGTCAAGAAGCAGCACTTCAAGGAGATCTGGGAAAACAGCCGGCTCTTCAATGACATGAGAAGCTTCAAGGATTACAAGGGCCGATGCGGCTCCTGTGAATACCTCGGAGTCTGCGGCGGCTGCCGCGCACGTGCCCTGGCCATTACCGGCGACTACATGGAGGAAGAACCGTTTTGCGACCACATCCCGAAAAAGGTCCTCCGTGAAAGGGAAAAGGAGTTAAAAACTGATGAATAACACTTATATCGACGCCTGCTTTCGCCGCCCGACGTCCCACACGCCGATCTGGATCATGCGCCAGGCCGGACGGTACATGCCCCAGTACCAGGCGGTCCGGGGAGAGGTCGACTTTCTCACCCTCTGCAAAACCCCTGAGCTGGCCACCAAAGTCACCCTGCTGCCCATCGACCTTCTCAACGTGGACGCGGCCATCCTCTTTTCCGACATCCTGATCCCTTTAGAGC
It contains:
- a CDS encoding radical SAM protein; this encodes MTQIQAKRPGPRAYEPKWLAWEITGRCNLNCIHCRSSSDMGSDEGDFSLEEARRFIDELTSFATPVVVLSGGEPLLRKDVFEIAAYGTSKGLRMALATNGVLVDDPICERIKASGIRIVSLSLDGSTAGIHDDFRQQPGAFDSTLRAAGYFRKHGIEFLVNSSFTRRNQKDIPNTYKLAKKIGSTAWYMFMIVPMGRGEDLLAELISREDYDEILKWHFAMELEEHEMLVRPTCAPHYYRIVQQEAKAKGIDFERRNLKFGTGGSKGCIAAQSIAFIGSRGEVQPCSYFPRSAGNVKKQHFKEIWENSRLFNDMRSFKDYKGRCGSCEYLGVCGGCRARALAITGDYMEEEPFCDHIPKKVLREREKELKTDE